The following proteins come from a genomic window of Yinghuangia sp. ASG 101:
- a CDS encoding aldehyde dehydrogenase encodes MIEARMLIGGDRVRASDGGTFDAIDPFTAAPWATVPAATGSDVDAAVAAAAEAFPAWSATPGVRRAELMHALADAVLADADRLALWETTDNGKVIRETRPQMAFVARNLRYFAGYADKLHGRTIPLDNPAVFDYTVRRPYGVCALITAWNSPLSLLANKLPPALAAGNTVVVKPSEHASVTTTELARLATDVGFPPGVINVVTGDGAVGDRLTRHPGVARISFTGGGPAGRRVAANAAERLVPVTLELGGKSPNIVFADADVDRAIVGAVAGIFGAAGQTCVAGSRLLVERGVYDRVVAGVSDRARAIRLGDPRLPETEMGPVANRPQYDRILAVIDTARDAGSVVAAGGGAAEGASLGTGLFVEPTVFADVDPGGALAREEVFGPVLSVIPFDDEDEAVRIANASEYGLAAGVWTRDLGRSHRVTNALEAGVVWVNTYRSTAAQAPFGGTKQSGYGRERGEDALTEYTYVKNVMVDISTEARDPFAIRT; translated from the coding sequence ATGATCGAGGCGCGCATGCTCATCGGCGGTGACCGGGTCCGCGCGTCGGACGGCGGCACGTTCGACGCGATCGACCCGTTCACCGCGGCGCCGTGGGCGACGGTGCCCGCGGCCACCGGGAGCGACGTCGACGCGGCGGTGGCCGCGGCGGCCGAGGCGTTCCCGGCGTGGAGCGCGACCCCGGGGGTCCGCCGGGCGGAGCTGATGCACGCGCTCGCGGACGCGGTCCTCGCGGACGCCGACCGCCTCGCGCTGTGGGAGACGACCGACAACGGCAAGGTCATCCGCGAGACGCGTCCGCAAATGGCGTTCGTGGCACGGAACCTGCGCTACTTCGCCGGGTACGCCGACAAGCTGCACGGCCGGACGATCCCGCTCGACAACCCGGCCGTGTTCGACTACACGGTCCGGCGGCCGTACGGCGTGTGCGCGCTGATCACGGCGTGGAACAGCCCGCTGTCGCTGCTGGCCAACAAGCTGCCCCCGGCCCTCGCGGCGGGCAACACCGTCGTCGTGAAACCGTCCGAACACGCGTCGGTGACCACGACCGAACTGGCCCGGCTGGCGACCGACGTGGGCTTTCCGCCCGGCGTGATCAACGTCGTCACCGGGGACGGCGCGGTCGGCGACCGGCTGACCCGGCACCCCGGGGTGGCGAGGATCAGCTTCACCGGCGGGGGTCCCGCCGGGCGCCGCGTCGCGGCGAACGCGGCCGAGCGGCTGGTCCCGGTCACCCTCGAACTCGGCGGCAAATCCCCGAACATCGTCTTCGCCGACGCCGATGTCGACCGTGCGATCGTCGGCGCGGTCGCCGGGATCTTCGGTGCGGCGGGCCAGACGTGTGTCGCCGGTTCGCGGCTGCTCGTCGAACGCGGCGTCTACGACCGCGTCGTGGCCGGTGTGAGCGACCGCGCCCGCGCGATCCGGCTCGGCGACCCCCGGCTGCCGGAGACCGAGATGGGCCCGGTGGCGAACCGGCCGCAGTACGACCGCATCCTCGCGGTGATCGACACCGCCCGCGACGCGGGGTCGGTGGTCGCGGCGGGCGGCGGCGCGGCCGAGGGGGCGTCGCTCGGCACCGGGCTGTTCGTCGAGCCGACGGTGTTCGCCGACGTGGACCCGGGCGGCGCCCTCGCGCGCGAGGAGGTCTTTGGGCCGGTGCTCTCGGTGATCCCGTTCGACGACGAGGACGAGGCGGTCCGCATCGCCAACGCGAGCGAGTACGGGCTCGCGGCGGGTGTGTGGACGCGCGATCTGGGCCGGTCGCACCGGGTCACCAACGCGCTTGAGGCCGGCGTGGTCTGGGTCAACACGTACCGCTCGACCGCGGCGCAGGCGCCGTTCGGCGGCACCAAGCAGAGCGGCTACGGGCGCGAGCGGGGCGAGGACGCGCTGACCGAGTACACGTACGTCAAGAACGTCATGGTCGACATCTCGACGGAGGCCCGCGACCCGTTCGCGATCCGCACCTGA
- the tcuA gene encoding FAD-dependent tricarballylate dehydrogenase TcuA, protein MAAHAFDVIVVGAGNAGLTAALAAREAGARVLVLEAANRAERGGNSRFTGGIFRAAHDGLDAIKPILHPDNAKWYDRVETGPYTPEAYAADWSATSEGRQDPELMRITIERSFETLRWMHGKGVAWELTADKQVDPAKQAEGTRITVPPGGAIRAYHEGIGLMDSLFRAVEATDIEVWYDAPAADLLTRGSTVVGVRVRRADEFVDVHGNVVLAAGGFEANPEMRLRYLGPGWDLVRVRGSRFNMGAMLTKATLAGAQAVGHWGGAHAVPVDFAAPPVGDLRITDKMSRYSYPYALLVNRNGERFIDEGEAQVWLTYAKTGWAVRAQPGAVAYQIFDQKTLHLLEPRYATGTPVVADTLGGLARELGIPEKALLRTVDDFNAAVADDAEERFVPLKTDGVAAEPAGQPPKSHWALRIDRGPFVCYPVTCGITFTYGGIRIDGDARVVSTEGTPMPGLYATGEISGGFFYHNYGAGTGLMRGAVFGRIAGTNAAARAASVSEPAAVGA, encoded by the coding sequence GTGGCTGCACACGCATTCGACGTCATCGTTGTGGGCGCGGGGAACGCGGGCCTGACGGCCGCGCTGGCGGCCCGGGAGGCGGGCGCGCGCGTGCTCGTCCTCGAAGCGGCCAATCGCGCGGAGCGCGGCGGCAACAGCCGTTTCACGGGCGGGATCTTCCGGGCCGCGCACGACGGGCTCGACGCGATCAAGCCGATCCTGCACCCCGACAACGCCAAGTGGTACGACCGCGTCGAGACCGGGCCGTACACGCCCGAGGCGTACGCCGCGGACTGGTCGGCGACGTCGGAGGGCCGCCAGGACCCCGAGTTGATGCGGATCACCATCGAGCGCTCGTTCGAGACGCTGCGCTGGATGCACGGCAAGGGCGTCGCGTGGGAGCTGACCGCCGACAAACAGGTCGACCCCGCCAAGCAGGCCGAGGGCACGAGGATCACCGTCCCGCCGGGCGGCGCGATACGCGCGTACCACGAGGGCATCGGCCTGATGGACAGCCTGTTCCGGGCCGTCGAGGCCACCGACATCGAGGTCTGGTACGACGCTCCGGCCGCCGACCTGCTCACGCGCGGCTCGACCGTCGTGGGGGTCCGGGTGCGCCGCGCGGACGAGTTCGTCGACGTCCACGGCAACGTCGTGCTCGCGGCCGGCGGGTTCGAGGCGAACCCGGAGATGCGCCTGCGCTACCTCGGACCGGGCTGGGACCTCGTGCGGGTGCGCGGCTCGCGGTTCAACATGGGCGCCATGCTCACCAAGGCGACGCTCGCGGGCGCCCAGGCGGTCGGGCACTGGGGCGGCGCGCACGCGGTGCCCGTCGACTTCGCCGCGCCGCCGGTCGGGGACCTGCGGATCACCGACAAGATGAGCCGCTACTCCTACCCCTACGCGCTGCTGGTCAACAGGAACGGCGAGCGCTTCATCGACGAGGGCGAAGCGCAGGTGTGGCTGACGTACGCCAAGACCGGCTGGGCGGTGCGTGCGCAGCCCGGGGCGGTCGCGTACCAGATCTTCGACCAGAAGACGCTGCACCTGCTGGAGCCGCGCTACGCCACGGGCACGCCGGTCGTGGCCGACACGCTCGGCGGTCTGGCACGCGAACTCGGCATTCCCGAGAAGGCGTTGCTGCGGACGGTCGACGACTTCAACGCGGCGGTCGCGGACGACGCCGAGGAGCGGTTCGTCCCGCTGAAGACCGACGGCGTCGCCGCCGAACCGGCCGGGCAGCCGCCGAAGTCGCACTGGGCGCTGCGCATCGACCGGGGCCCGTTCGTCTGCTACCCGGTGACGTGCGGCATCACCTTCACGTACGGCGGCATCCGGATCGACGGCGACGCCCGGGTGGTCTCCACCGAGGGCACGCCCATGCCGGGCCTGTACGCGACGGGCGAGATCTCGGGCGGGTTCTTCTACCACAACTACGGCGCGGGGACCGGCCTGATGCGCGGCGCGGTCTTCGGCCGGATCGCGGGGACGAACGCCGCCGCCCGCGCGGCGTCGGTGTCCGAGCCGGCGGCGGTGGGGGCGTGA
- a CDS encoding NAD(P)-dependent oxidoreductase codes for MGPVARIERVGFVGLGVMGGAQCANLLRSSGLPVAVYDISPGAVAELAALGAEPAATVPELAASCDVVFLSLPGGEQVADVVLGADGVFAAARPGTVVVDLSTSPVDLAKRAGERARSRSLHFVDAPVARTRQAAIDGTLSITAGGDADVIAAVEPLLRTMASDLVHCGPNGAGALMKIVNNMVVFETVVALAEALTLVRRSGLVDPEVAFAALANGSAASFTLENHGRKALLPDVHGEGIFPAAYMRKDLGYALDAAADADTTLPAARLAHELLGRTCDLGYAGNYHTAVVRVIEERGDG; via the coding sequence ATGGGCCCGGTCGCGCGGATCGAGCGCGTCGGGTTCGTCGGGCTGGGCGTGATGGGCGGCGCCCAGTGCGCGAACCTGCTGCGCTCCTCGGGGCTGCCCGTCGCGGTGTACGACATCTCCCCCGGCGCGGTCGCCGAACTCGCGGCGCTGGGCGCCGAACCGGCGGCGACGGTCCCCGAACTGGCCGCGTCCTGCGACGTGGTCTTCCTGTCCCTGCCCGGCGGCGAGCAGGTGGCCGACGTGGTGCTGGGCGCGGACGGGGTGTTCGCCGCCGCGCGTCCCGGAACGGTCGTCGTCGACCTCTCGACGAGCCCGGTCGACCTCGCGAAGCGCGCGGGTGAGCGGGCCCGTTCGCGCAGCCTGCACTTCGTCGACGCACCGGTCGCCCGGACCCGGCAGGCGGCGATCGACGGCACGCTCAGCATCACCGCGGGCGGCGACGCCGACGTGATCGCCGCGGTCGAGCCGCTGTTGCGCACGATGGCGTCCGACCTGGTGCACTGCGGCCCGAACGGCGCCGGCGCGCTCATGAAGATCGTCAACAACATGGTCGTGTTCGAGACCGTCGTGGCCCTCGCCGAGGCGCTGACGCTCGTGCGGCGCAGCGGACTCGTCGACCCGGAGGTCGCGTTCGCGGCACTCGCGAACGGGTCGGCGGCCAGCTTCACCCTCGAAAACCACGGCCGCAAGGCGCTGTTGCCCGACGTGCACGGCGAAGGGATCTTCCCCGCGGCGTACATGCGCAAGGACCTCGGGTACGCGCTCGACGCGGCGGCCGACGCGGACACGACGCTGCCGGCCGCCCGGCTCGCCCACGAACTCCTCGGGCGCACGTGCGACTTGGGGTATGCCGGGAACTACCACACGGCCGTGGTGCGGGTGATCGAGGAGCGCGGCGATGGCTGA
- a CDS encoding N-acyl homoserine lactonase family protein, translating into MAEPTVHEIYAVKFGQNDTAERGHFFMGAAAEPCCAQVGLDYFVWAIRSPGQDIVLDAGFTAATNVRRRRNHFENPTAALARIGVDAATVPYVVLSHMHYDHVGDLAPFGSAKFVLQSDEMAFWTGPFASRGEFARLIEPDDVLALVRLGLEGRIRWVDGTREIVDGVWVMRVGGHTPGTQATLVRTALGIVVLAADASHFYENIDDDKPFAVHHDVPGLYRAFDEMREAATSGLVVPGHDPALFDRFEAVPGHEGRVLRIA; encoded by the coding sequence ATGGCTGAGCCGACCGTCCACGAGATCTACGCCGTCAAGTTCGGCCAGAACGACACGGCCGAGCGGGGGCACTTCTTCATGGGGGCCGCGGCCGAACCGTGCTGCGCCCAGGTGGGGCTCGACTACTTCGTGTGGGCGATCCGGTCGCCGGGGCAGGACATCGTGCTCGACGCGGGCTTCACCGCGGCGACGAACGTGCGGCGCCGGCGCAACCACTTCGAGAACCCGACGGCGGCGCTCGCGCGGATCGGTGTCGATGCCGCGACCGTGCCGTACGTCGTCCTGTCGCACATGCACTACGACCACGTCGGGGACCTCGCGCCTTTCGGGTCGGCGAAGTTCGTGTTGCAGAGCGACGAAATGGCTTTCTGGACGGGCCCGTTCGCGTCTCGCGGGGAGTTCGCGCGGCTCATCGAGCCCGACGACGTGCTCGCCCTCGTCAGGCTCGGTCTGGAGGGGCGCATCCGCTGGGTGGACGGGACGCGGGAAATCGTCGACGGCGTCTGGGTCATGCGGGTCGGCGGCCACACGCCGGGGACGCAGGCGACGCTCGTCCGCACCGCGCTGGGCATCGTCGTGCTGGCGGCGGACGCCTCGCACTTCTACGAGAACATCGACGACGACAAGCCGTTCGCCGTCCACCACGATGTGCCGGGCCTGTACCGGGCGTTCGACGAGATGCGCGAGGCGGCGACGTCGGGGCTGGTGGTCCCGGGGCACGACCCGGCGCTGTTCGACCGGTTCGAGGCGGTGCCGGGCCACGAGGGGCGTGTGCTGCGGATCGCGTGA
- a CDS encoding PrpF domain-containing protein yields MTAIPAVLMRGGTSKGVFVRAEHLPPPGPERDDLLLRVMGSPDATQIDGMGGTFSSTSKVVVVEPGGPDELTYWFAQIGVDRPIVDWSGNCGNLTSAVGPYAVDEGLVRVTEPVTRLRLRNGNTGVTIEAEVPVADGRAATTGDLAIAGVPGTGAPVVTRYLDPGGAVLGATFPTGSRVDEIDVDGTRVRVSVVDVSHPYAFVRATDVGLPDESRLTPAELNGDAGLLARVERVRAACAVRVGAAPTADAAAEVAPIVPRIVLVHPDDDADVRATAFSMGVVHRALPMTAALCLGAAARLDGTVVAEAAKAPGEEVRIRHPRGIASAFVETRSGPEPIRSVGVVRTARRLMDGRVYPRPE; encoded by the coding sequence GTGACCGCCATCCCGGCCGTCCTGATGCGCGGCGGCACGAGCAAGGGCGTGTTCGTCCGCGCGGAGCACCTGCCACCGCCCGGGCCCGAGCGCGACGATCTGCTGCTGCGGGTCATGGGCAGCCCGGACGCGACGCAGATCGACGGTATGGGCGGCACGTTCTCCAGTACGAGCAAGGTCGTCGTCGTGGAGCCGGGCGGTCCGGACGAACTGACGTACTGGTTCGCGCAGATCGGCGTGGACCGGCCGATCGTGGACTGGTCGGGCAACTGCGGCAACCTCACCTCGGCGGTGGGCCCGTACGCGGTCGACGAAGGGCTCGTCCGCGTCACGGAACCGGTGACCAGGCTGCGGCTGCGCAACGGCAACACCGGGGTGACGATCGAAGCCGAGGTGCCGGTGGCGGACGGCCGGGCCGCCACGACCGGCGACCTGGCGATCGCGGGGGTCCCGGGTACGGGCGCGCCGGTCGTGACGCGCTATCTCGATCCCGGCGGCGCGGTGCTCGGGGCGACGTTCCCGACCGGGTCGCGGGTCGACGAGATCGACGTGGACGGGACGCGGGTGCGCGTCTCGGTGGTCGACGTGTCGCACCCGTACGCCTTCGTGCGCGCCACGGATGTCGGGTTGCCGGACGAGTCGCGTCTCACGCCGGCCGAACTCAACGGCGACGCGGGCCTGTTGGCGCGCGTCGAGCGCGTGCGCGCGGCCTGCGCGGTGCGTGTCGGCGCGGCGCCCACCGCCGACGCGGCGGCCGAGGTCGCGCCGATCGTGCCGCGTATCGTCCTCGTGCACCCGGACGACGACGCGGACGTGCGGGCGACCGCGTTCTCGATGGGGGTGGTGCACCGCGCGCTGCCGATGACGGCGGCGCTGTGCCTGGGGGCGGCGGCGCGTCTCGACGGGACGGTCGTCGCGGAGGCGGCGAAGGCACCGGGCGAGGAGGTCCGCATCCGGCATCCGCGCGGCATCGCCTCGGCTTTCGTGGAAACGCGGTCGGGGCCGGAGCCGATCCGGTCGGTGGGCGTGGTCCGTACCGCGCGTCGGCTCATGGACGGCAGGGTGTACCCGCGACCGGAGTGA
- the helR gene encoding RNA polymerase recycling motor ATPase HelR, which translates to MNFATPRAFALPENLAAKADPALIAHDERHFAAVAECLERSIAELSDQLDTVRRSPGGAGRQAMDRDAEIHRLTARLRALRRFGLDLCLGHVVGADGAEPVYIGRIGLTDRTGRRLLLDWRSPAAEPFFAATHANPMGLVSRRRYRWTRGRVSDYWDEVFAPDGFTGHAALDDQSAFIASLGGTRSGRMRDVLATIQADQDAVIRADSSGTLVVDGGPGTGKTVVALHRSAYLLYADPRLGHRRGGVLFVGPHQPYLAYVSDVLPSLGEEGVRTCTVRDLVPEGAAARHESDPEVARLKASADLVAAVEKAVRFYEEPPAEAMVVSTDWSDVRLGPDDWAEAFDAAEPGTPHNDAREVIWKELVAIVADRHDDEVSADMVRSCLRQDRELLAVFNRAWPLLEPADLVGDLWTVPAFLRMCAPWLAADDAARLRRTDPHAWTVSDLPFLDAARQRLGDPKASVRRRRREASVAAERRRMADVIDNVLAADDDGEGAVTMLHGRDLRDSLIDDAALPDGASSDPLAGPFAHIVVDEAQELTDAEWQMLVSRCPSRSFTVVGDRAQAGHGFTESWRERLERVGLDRVTVASLTVNYRTPAEIMAEAEPVIRAVLPDANVPTSIRTGGLPVVHGSTTDLKAVLDTWLTDHPDGIACVIGDPTFAPTPRVRSLTPELSKGLEFDLVILVEPAAFGPDFPGAVNRYVAMTRATRQLVVLTGS; encoded by the coding sequence GTGAATTTCGCGACCCCTCGCGCGTTCGCCCTGCCCGAAAACCTCGCCGCCAAGGCCGACCCCGCGCTGATCGCCCACGACGAACGGCACTTCGCGGCCGTCGCGGAGTGCCTGGAGCGGTCGATCGCCGAACTGTCCGACCAACTCGACACCGTGCGCAGGTCCCCCGGCGGCGCGGGCCGGCAGGCGATGGACCGGGACGCCGAGATCCACCGGCTGACCGCCCGCCTGCGCGCGCTGCGCCGCTTCGGCCTCGACCTGTGCCTCGGGCACGTGGTGGGCGCGGACGGCGCCGAGCCGGTCTACATCGGCCGCATCGGCCTCACCGACCGCACCGGGCGGCGGCTGCTCCTCGACTGGCGTTCCCCGGCGGCCGAGCCGTTCTTCGCGGCCACGCACGCCAACCCGATGGGCCTGGTCAGCCGCCGCCGCTACCGCTGGACGCGCGGGCGGGTCAGCGACTACTGGGACGAGGTGTTCGCCCCGGACGGGTTCACCGGCCATGCCGCCCTCGACGACCAGTCCGCGTTCATCGCGAGTCTCGGTGGCACGCGGTCGGGCCGGATGCGGGACGTGCTGGCCACCATCCAGGCCGACCAGGACGCCGTAATCCGTGCCGACTCGTCCGGCACGCTGGTCGTCGACGGCGGCCCGGGCACCGGCAAGACCGTCGTCGCGCTGCACCGCTCCGCGTACCTGCTGTACGCCGACCCGCGTCTCGGCCACCGCAGGGGCGGCGTGTTGTTCGTCGGGCCGCATCAGCCGTATCTCGCGTACGTGTCCGACGTGCTGCCGAGCCTCGGCGAGGAGGGGGTACGCACCTGCACGGTGCGCGACCTCGTCCCGGAGGGCGCCGCGGCCCGGCACGAGTCCGACCCGGAGGTCGCCCGTCTCAAGGCGTCGGCGGACCTGGTGGCGGCGGTCGAGAAGGCCGTCCGGTTCTACGAGGAGCCGCCCGCCGAGGCGATGGTCGTCTCGACCGACTGGTCCGACGTGCGGCTGGGCCCCGACGACTGGGCCGAGGCGTTCGACGCGGCGGAACCCGGTACCCCGCACAACGACGCGCGCGAGGTGATCTGGAAGGAACTGGTCGCGATCGTGGCCGACAGGCACGACGACGAGGTTTCAGCCGACATGGTCCGCTCGTGCCTGCGGCAGGACCGGGAACTGCTCGCGGTGTTCAACCGCGCCTGGCCGCTGCTGGAGCCCGCGGACCTCGTGGGAGACCTGTGGACGGTCCCGGCGTTCCTGCGGATGTGCGCGCCCTGGCTCGCCGCCGACGACGCCGCCCGGTTGCGGCGCACCGACCCGCACGCGTGGACGGTGTCCGACCTGCCGTTCCTGGACGCGGCCCGGCAACGGCTCGGCGACCCGAAGGCGTCCGTACGCAGGCGCCGCCGCGAGGCGTCCGTCGCCGCCGAACGCCGGCGCATGGCCGACGTGATCGACAACGTCCTCGCGGCCGACGACGACGGCGAGGGCGCCGTCACGATGCTGCACGGGCGGGACCTGCGCGACAGCCTGATCGACGACGCCGCCCTCCCGGACGGCGCGTCCTCCGACCCCCTCGCCGGCCCGTTCGCGCACATCGTCGTCGACGAGGCCCAGGAACTCACGGACGCCGAATGGCAGATGCTGGTGTCGCGCTGCCCGTCCCGCAGCTTCACCGTGGTCGGCGACCGTGCCCAGGCCGGGCACGGATTCACCGAGTCGTGGCGCGAACGCCTGGAACGCGTCGGGCTCGACCGCGTCACGGTCGCGTCCCTCACCGTCAACTACCGCACCCCGGCGGAGATCATGGCCGAGGCCGAACCGGTCATCCGCGCCGTCCTCCCCGACGCCAACGTCCCCACCTCGATCCGCACCGGCGGCCTCCCCGTCGTCCACGGCTCCACGACCGACCTGAAGGCCGTCCTCGACACCTGGCTCACCGACCACCCCGACGGAATCGCCTGCGTCATCGGCGATCCGACCTTCGCACCGACCCCCCGCGTCCGCTCCCTCACCCCCGAACTCTCCAAGGGCCTCGAATTCGACCTCGTCATCCTCGTCGAACCCGCCGCATTCGGCCCGGACTTCCC